In Syngnathus scovelli strain Florida chromosome 10, RoL_Ssco_1.2, whole genome shotgun sequence, the following are encoded in one genomic region:
- the tle2b gene encoding transducin-like enhancer protein 4 isoform X1, translated as MYPQGRHPVPLQPGQSFKFTVLETLDRIKEEFQFLQAQYHSLKLECEKLASEKTEMQRHYIMYYEMSYGLNIEMHKQAEIVKRLSAICAQIIPFLSQEHQQQVVQAVERAKQVTMAELNAIIGQQQLQHLSHHAPGIPLTPHPSGLSLGAGGSGLLALTGALGVSAHLAAKDERNHLDPEHLREGAPSRSKSASSTDSQPPEERQGPSGGYASSQGGAEAKRRRCEDKEPLAPHSYDSDGDKSEDNLVVDVSNEEPNSPVGTPPHSPRGNGLDRAPALRKELPGSSGPAEPPSTPNPCSPAPGKAKDPTQMDKSQSPLSKSSTPSPSHREALTPGAPGPSTSCLRLVSKAASAADPLALRSPMSVPAGSYPAHFGVVSHAGLNGELASPGGFGGALTLSPQISAAASAYARSPMVAYDSRSHLRAPGLSSSLPGSSGGKPAYSFHVSADGQMQPVPFPPDALLGPGIPRHARQIHSLSHGEVVCAVTISTSTRHVYTGGKGCVKVWDISQPGSKSPMAQLDCLNRDNYIRSCKILPDGRTLIVGGEASTLSIWDLATPTPRIKAELTSSAPACYALAISPDNKVCFSCCSDGNIVVWDLHNQTLVRQFQGHTDGASCIDISNDGTKLWTGGLDNTVRCWDLREGRQLQQHDFTSQIFSLGYCPTGEWLAVGMESSNVEVLHVSKPDKYQLHLHESCVLSLKFAYCGKWFVSTGKDNLLNAWRTPYGASIFQSKESSSVLSCDVSPDDKYIVTGSGDKKATVYEVVY; from the exons GCGGAGATTGTGAAGCGTCTCAGTGCCATCTGCGCTCAGATCATCCCTTTCCTCTCTCAAGAG CACCAGCAACAGGTGGTGCAAGCGGTGGAGCGGGCCAAGCAGGTCACCATGGCTGAACTCAACGCCATCATCGGG cagcagcagctccagcaCCTGTCCCACCACGCCCCAGGTATCCCCCTGACGCCGCACCCGTCCGGATTGTCTCTAGGCGCGGGGGGCTCTGGGCTCCTGGCGCTGACGGGGGCCCTAGGGGTGTCCGCCCACCTCGCCGCCAAGGACGAGCGCAACCACCTTGACCCGGAACATCTCCGAG AGGGAGCACCCAGCAGG AGTAAGTCGGCGTCGTCGACAGACAGTCAGCCCCCGGAGGAGCGTCAGGGGCCATCGGGCGGTTACGCCTCCTCGCAGGGAGGGGCGGAGGCCAAGAGGAGACGCTGCGAGGACAAAGAGCCCCTCGCGCCGCACTCATAT GACAGCGATGGGGATAAAAGTGAGGACAATCTGGTGGTGGACGTGTCCAATGAG gagcCTAATTCCCCAGTTGGCACTCCACCTCATTCTCCCCGTGGGAACGGTTTGGACCGAGCCCCTGCCTTAAGGAAAGAGCTCCCGGGTTCCTCGGGCCCCGCAGAGCCGCCCTCCACCCCCAACCCGTGCAGTCCCGCTCCGGGCAAGGCCAAGGATCCcacacag ATGGACAAGTCCCAGTCGCCCTtgtccaagtccagcaccccgtCGCCATCGCACCGCGAGGCCCTCACCCCGGGAGCGCCCGGTCCCAGCACGTCCTGCCTTCGCCTGGTTAGCAAAGCGGCGTCTGCTGCCGACCCCCTCG CACTCCGCAGCCCCATGTCTGTGCCGGCCGGTTCGTACCCAGCTCACTTTGGCGTGGTGTCCCACGCAGGGCTCAACGGGGAGCTGGCCAGTCCCGGAGGATTTGGCGGGGCTCTGACGCTCTCGCCCCAAATCAGCGCAGCCGCCAGCGCCTACGCTCGAAGCCCCATG gtGGCTTATGACTCTCGATCTCACCTGAGGGCCCCGGGCCTGTCGTCctctctgcctggctcatctggcgGCAAGCc GGCTTATTCGTTCCACGTGAGCGCAGACGGCCAGATGCAGCCGGTGCCCTTTCCTCCCGACGCGCTGCTGGGCCCGGGCATCCCTCGCCACGCGCGGCAGATCCACAGCCTGAGCCACGGCGAGGTGGTGTGCGCCGTCACCATCAGCACCTCCACGCGCCACGTCTACACGGGGGGCAAAGGCTGCGTCAAGGTCTGGGACATCAGCCAGCCGGGCAGCAAGAGTCCCATGGCGCAGCTCGACTGCCTG AACCGCGATAACTACATCCGCTCCTGTAAGATCCTACCCGACGGGCGCACGTTAATCGTGGGCGGCGAGGCCAGCACGCTGTCCATCTGGGACTTGGCCACGCCCACCCCTCGCATCAAAGCCGAGCTGACGTCGTCGGCGCCCGCCTGCTACGCGCTGGCCATCTCGCCTGACAACAAGGTGTGCTTCTCCTGCTGCAGCGACGGCAACATCGTCGTCTGGGACCTACACAACCAGACGCTCGTCAG ACAGTTCCAGGGCCACACGGACGGAGCGAGCTGCATCGACATCTCCAACGACGGCACCAAGCTGTGGACGGGAGGACTGGACAACACGGTGCGCTGCTGGGACCTGAGGGAGGGACGCCAGCTGCAGCAGCACGACTTCACCTCACAG ATCTTCTCGCTGGGTTACTGTCCGACGGGCGAGTGGCTGGCGGTGGGGATGGAGAGCAGTAACGTGGAAGTCCTGCACGTGTCCAAGCCCGACAAGTACCAGTTGCACCTTCACGAGAGCTGCGTGCTCTCCCTCAAGTTCGCCTACTGCG GCAAATGGTTTGTAAGCACAGGCAAAGACAACTTGCTGAATGCGTGGAGGACCCCGTACGGAGCCAGCATCTTTCAG TCCAAGGAGTCATCGTCGGTATTGAGCTGCGACGTGTCCCCGGACGACAAGTACATCGTGACCGGCTCGGGGGACAAGAAGGCCACGGTGTACGAAGTAGTCTACTGA
- the tle2b gene encoding transducin-like enhancer protein 4 isoform X2, with amino-acid sequence MYPQGRHPVPLQPGQSFKFTVLETLDRIKEEFQFLQAQYHSLKLECEKLASEKTEMQRHYIMYYEMSYGLNIEMHKQAEIVKRLSAICAQIIPFLSQEHQQQVVQAVERAKQVTMAELNAIIGQQLQHLSHHAPGIPLTPHPSGLSLGAGGSGLLALTGALGVSAHLAAKDERNHLDPEHLREGAPSRSKSASSTDSQPPEERQGPSGGYASSQGGAEAKRRRCEDKEPLAPHSYDSDGDKSEDNLVVDVSNEEPNSPVGTPPHSPRGNGLDRAPALRKELPGSSGPAEPPSTPNPCSPAPGKAKDPTQMDKSQSPLSKSSTPSPSHREALTPGAPGPSTSCLRLVSKAASAADPLALRSPMSVPAGSYPAHFGVVSHAGLNGELASPGGFGGALTLSPQISAAASAYARSPMVAYDSRSHLRAPGLSSSLPGSSGGKPAYSFHVSADGQMQPVPFPPDALLGPGIPRHARQIHSLSHGEVVCAVTISTSTRHVYTGGKGCVKVWDISQPGSKSPMAQLDCLNRDNYIRSCKILPDGRTLIVGGEASTLSIWDLATPTPRIKAELTSSAPACYALAISPDNKVCFSCCSDGNIVVWDLHNQTLVRQFQGHTDGASCIDISNDGTKLWTGGLDNTVRCWDLREGRQLQQHDFTSQIFSLGYCPTGEWLAVGMESSNVEVLHVSKPDKYQLHLHESCVLSLKFAYCGKWFVSTGKDNLLNAWRTPYGASIFQSKESSSVLSCDVSPDDKYIVTGSGDKKATVYEVVY; translated from the exons GCGGAGATTGTGAAGCGTCTCAGTGCCATCTGCGCTCAGATCATCCCTTTCCTCTCTCAAGAG CACCAGCAACAGGTGGTGCAAGCGGTGGAGCGGGCCAAGCAGGTCACCATGGCTGAACTCAACGCCATCATCGGG cagcagctccagcaCCTGTCCCACCACGCCCCAGGTATCCCCCTGACGCCGCACCCGTCCGGATTGTCTCTAGGCGCGGGGGGCTCTGGGCTCCTGGCGCTGACGGGGGCCCTAGGGGTGTCCGCCCACCTCGCCGCCAAGGACGAGCGCAACCACCTTGACCCGGAACATCTCCGAG AGGGAGCACCCAGCAGG AGTAAGTCGGCGTCGTCGACAGACAGTCAGCCCCCGGAGGAGCGTCAGGGGCCATCGGGCGGTTACGCCTCCTCGCAGGGAGGGGCGGAGGCCAAGAGGAGACGCTGCGAGGACAAAGAGCCCCTCGCGCCGCACTCATAT GACAGCGATGGGGATAAAAGTGAGGACAATCTGGTGGTGGACGTGTCCAATGAG gagcCTAATTCCCCAGTTGGCACTCCACCTCATTCTCCCCGTGGGAACGGTTTGGACCGAGCCCCTGCCTTAAGGAAAGAGCTCCCGGGTTCCTCGGGCCCCGCAGAGCCGCCCTCCACCCCCAACCCGTGCAGTCCCGCTCCGGGCAAGGCCAAGGATCCcacacag ATGGACAAGTCCCAGTCGCCCTtgtccaagtccagcaccccgtCGCCATCGCACCGCGAGGCCCTCACCCCGGGAGCGCCCGGTCCCAGCACGTCCTGCCTTCGCCTGGTTAGCAAAGCGGCGTCTGCTGCCGACCCCCTCG CACTCCGCAGCCCCATGTCTGTGCCGGCCGGTTCGTACCCAGCTCACTTTGGCGTGGTGTCCCACGCAGGGCTCAACGGGGAGCTGGCCAGTCCCGGAGGATTTGGCGGGGCTCTGACGCTCTCGCCCCAAATCAGCGCAGCCGCCAGCGCCTACGCTCGAAGCCCCATG gtGGCTTATGACTCTCGATCTCACCTGAGGGCCCCGGGCCTGTCGTCctctctgcctggctcatctggcgGCAAGCc GGCTTATTCGTTCCACGTGAGCGCAGACGGCCAGATGCAGCCGGTGCCCTTTCCTCCCGACGCGCTGCTGGGCCCGGGCATCCCTCGCCACGCGCGGCAGATCCACAGCCTGAGCCACGGCGAGGTGGTGTGCGCCGTCACCATCAGCACCTCCACGCGCCACGTCTACACGGGGGGCAAAGGCTGCGTCAAGGTCTGGGACATCAGCCAGCCGGGCAGCAAGAGTCCCATGGCGCAGCTCGACTGCCTG AACCGCGATAACTACATCCGCTCCTGTAAGATCCTACCCGACGGGCGCACGTTAATCGTGGGCGGCGAGGCCAGCACGCTGTCCATCTGGGACTTGGCCACGCCCACCCCTCGCATCAAAGCCGAGCTGACGTCGTCGGCGCCCGCCTGCTACGCGCTGGCCATCTCGCCTGACAACAAGGTGTGCTTCTCCTGCTGCAGCGACGGCAACATCGTCGTCTGGGACCTACACAACCAGACGCTCGTCAG ACAGTTCCAGGGCCACACGGACGGAGCGAGCTGCATCGACATCTCCAACGACGGCACCAAGCTGTGGACGGGAGGACTGGACAACACGGTGCGCTGCTGGGACCTGAGGGAGGGACGCCAGCTGCAGCAGCACGACTTCACCTCACAG ATCTTCTCGCTGGGTTACTGTCCGACGGGCGAGTGGCTGGCGGTGGGGATGGAGAGCAGTAACGTGGAAGTCCTGCACGTGTCCAAGCCCGACAAGTACCAGTTGCACCTTCACGAGAGCTGCGTGCTCTCCCTCAAGTTCGCCTACTGCG GCAAATGGTTTGTAAGCACAGGCAAAGACAACTTGCTGAATGCGTGGAGGACCCCGTACGGAGCCAGCATCTTTCAG TCCAAGGAGTCATCGTCGGTATTGAGCTGCGACGTGTCCCCGGACGACAAGTACATCGTGACCGGCTCGGGGGACAAGAAGGCCACGGTGTACGAAGTAGTCTACTGA